A single genomic interval of Deltaproteobacteria bacterium harbors:
- a CDS encoding M23 family metallopeptidase, with product MDDSAGSSHVRPRGALSLLFLYVILAAAGCNYVDERVDSRRAAAKRTGDERRPGPARARDGISHSVKKGENLFRIGKAYGVDHKTLARINHISDARDIKVGRRLFIPGADRLLPVAIITPIKKFVPAKTKPARAKAPAPRTTPRAEPARPSTARAKTAPAKAPGAKTSRPKAQARKSAPAKTRAARPPSRGSRHLFAWPLKGRITGKFNSRPDSLNDGINIAAPPGTPVHATLAGQVIYSDQLRGYGNLIILRHRGGFASVYAHNRKNLVRQGQKVNRRQVIAEVGATGRAATPYLHFEIRRHNVARNPLSYLP from the coding sequence GTGGACGACTCCGCTGGCTCATCCCATGTTCGCCCCCGGGGCGCTCTCTCGCTCCTTTTCCTATACGTCATCCTTGCGGCCGCGGGTTGCAACTATGTCGACGAACGGGTCGACAGCCGGCGCGCTGCTGCCAAACGCACCGGCGACGAACGCCGGCCGGGGCCCGCGCGCGCACGCGACGGCATCTCCCATTCCGTGAAGAAGGGCGAGAACCTCTTTCGCATCGGCAAGGCCTACGGCGTCGACCACAAGACACTGGCGCGCATCAACCACATCAGCGACGCGCGCGACATCAAGGTCGGGAGGCGGCTGTTCATACCCGGCGCCGACCGGTTGCTCCCGGTGGCGATCATCACGCCCATCAAGAAATTCGTCCCGGCCAAGACCAAGCCCGCCCGCGCCAAGGCGCCGGCGCCGAGGACGACCCCCCGTGCGGAGCCCGCGAGGCCGAGCACCGCGCGGGCGAAGACCGCTCCCGCAAAGGCCCCCGGCGCCAAGACGTCTCGGCCCAAGGCGCAAGCGCGCAAGTCCGCCCCCGCCAAGACCCGCGCCGCCCGCCCGCCGTCAAGGGGATCGCGGCACCTGTTCGCCTGGCCCCTCAAGGGCAGGATCACCGGCAAGTTCAATTCGCGTCCCGACAGCCTTAACGACGGCATCAACATCGCCGCGCCTCCGGGCACGCCGGTGCATGCCACGCTGGCGGGACAGGTGATCTACAGCGACCAGTTGCGCGGCTACGGCAACCTCATCATCCTGCGACACCGCGGTGGCTTCGCGTCGGTCTACGCCCACAACCGCAAGAACCTCGTGCGGCAAGGCCAAAAGGTCAACCGACGGCAGGTCATCGCCGAAGTAGGCGCCACCGGCCGGGCAGCCACACCGTATCTCCACTTCGAGATTCGCAGGCACAACGTCGCGCGGAACCCGCTTTCCTATTTGCCGTGA
- a CDS encoding adenine phosphoribosyltransferase, which translates to MNAQDNHGIAEIRAAIRDIHDFPKPGIVFKDITPLLSDGALFRKTIDLFAKRYEDAPVDTIVGVESRGFIIGAALAYRLGKGLCVIRKPGKLPYDTLQTTYELEYGTDTLEVHSDALAPGTHALLVDDLVATGGTAVAATTLVEQLGATVFEHACIIELGFLNPREKLDQELFSLIRYDSE; encoded by the coding sequence ATGAACGCCCAGGACAACCACGGAATCGCCGAAATCCGCGCCGCGATTCGCGACATTCACGACTTCCCCAAGCCCGGCATCGTCTTCAAGGACATCACCCCGCTGCTGAGCGACGGCGCCCTGTTCCGCAAGACCATCGACCTGTTCGCGAAGCGCTACGAAGACGCGCCCGTGGACACGATCGTGGGCGTGGAGTCCCGCGGCTTCATCATCGGCGCGGCCCTGGCCTACCGGCTGGGCAAGGGACTGTGCGTCATCCGCAAGCCCGGCAAGCTCCCCTACGACACGTTGCAGACCACCTACGAGCTGGAATACGGCACCGACACCCTGGAGGTGCACAGCGACGCCCTGGCGCCCGGCACGCACGCGCTGCTGGTGGACGACCTCGTCGCCACCGGGGGCACCGCCGTGGCCGCCACCACCCTCGTCGAGCAACTCGGCGCCACGGTGTTCGAACACGCCTGCATCATCGAGCTCGGCTTCCTGAACCCGCGCGAAAAGCTCGACCAGGAGCTGTTCTCGCTCATCCGCTACGATTCGGAGTAG
- the thiC gene encoding phosphomethylpyrimidine synthase ThiC, translating to MSKKNGAATQDTAITTDPFPASRKVHVSGTQGVQVAMREISHGAAGANGHGGNGHGAEPRRLRVYDTSGPYTDPTVEIDVRGGLKPLRLDWIAARGDTVETESHYRPNGNGAGDNRFPEMAKRPVLRAKPGGNVSQMHYARKGMVTPEMEYIAIRENIGREAALNGEGDSHHAGNNFGASIPSFVTPEFVRDEVARGRAIIPCNVNHPETEPMIIGRNFLVKINANIGNSAVTSSIEEEVEKMIWATRWGGDTVMDLSTGDNIHETREWILRNSPVPIGTVPIYQALEKVNGKAEELTWEIYRDTLIEQAEQGVDYFTIHAGVLLRYVPLTARRKTGIVSRGGSILAKWCLSHHQENFLYTRFADICEIMKAYDVAFSLGDGLRPGSIADANDEAQMGELATLGELTSIAWEHDVQVMIEGPGHVPMHLIQENMTKQLELCHEAPFYTLGPLTTDIAPGYDHITSAIGAAMIGWYGTAMLCYVTPKEHLGLPNKKDVKDGVITY from the coding sequence ATGTCCAAGAAGAATGGAGCAGCCACTCAGGATACCGCGATCACCACGGATCCGTTTCCCGCCTCCCGGAAGGTCCATGTCTCCGGGACCCAGGGCGTCCAGGTCGCCATGCGCGAGATCAGCCATGGCGCCGCGGGTGCCAACGGCCATGGCGGCAACGGGCACGGCGCGGAACCGCGGCGCCTGCGGGTCTACGACACCTCCGGTCCCTACACCGATCCGACGGTGGAGATCGATGTGCGCGGCGGGCTCAAGCCGCTGCGGCTCGACTGGATCGCCGCCCGCGGCGACACGGTGGAAACCGAGTCGCACTACCGCCCCAACGGCAACGGCGCCGGCGACAACCGCTTCCCCGAAATGGCGAAACGGCCCGTGCTGCGGGCCAAGCCCGGCGGCAACGTGAGCCAGATGCATTACGCGCGCAAGGGCATGGTCACGCCGGAGATGGAATACATCGCCATCCGCGAGAACATCGGCCGCGAAGCCGCGCTCAACGGCGAAGGCGACAGCCACCATGCGGGCAACAATTTCGGCGCGTCGATCCCGTCGTTCGTCACTCCCGAGTTCGTGCGCGACGAAGTGGCCCGGGGACGCGCCATCATCCCGTGCAACGTCAACCATCCCGAAACCGAGCCGATGATCATCGGCCGGAACTTCCTGGTGAAGATCAACGCCAACATCGGCAACTCCGCGGTCACATCCTCCATCGAGGAAGAAGTGGAGAAGATGATCTGGGCCACGCGCTGGGGCGGGGACACGGTCATGGACCTGTCCACCGGCGACAACATCCACGAGACCCGCGAGTGGATCCTGCGGAACTCGCCGGTGCCCATCGGCACCGTGCCCATCTACCAGGCGCTGGAGAAGGTCAACGGCAAGGCCGAGGAGCTGACCTGGGAGATCTACCGGGATACGCTCATCGAGCAGGCCGAGCAGGGCGTCGACTACTTCACCATCCACGCCGGCGTGCTGCTGCGCTACGTGCCGCTGACGGCCAGGCGCAAGACCGGCATCGTCTCGCGCGGGGGCTCCATCCTCGCCAAGTGGTGCCTGTCGCACCATCAGGAGAACTTCCTGTACACCCGCTTCGCCGACATCTGCGAGATCATGAAGGCCTACGACGTGGCCTTCTCCCTGGGCGACGGACTGCGCCCGGGCAGCATCGCCGACGCCAACGACGAGGCCCAGATGGGCGAGCTGGCCACCCTGGGCGAGCTCACCAGCATCGCCTGGGAGCATGACGTCCAAGTGATGATCGAGGGGCCGGGCCACGTGCCCATGCACCTGATCCAGGAGAACATGACCAAGCAGCTCGAGCTGTGCCACGAGGCGCCCTTCTACACCCTCGGCCCCCTGACCACCGACATCGCACCCGGCTACGACCACATCACCAGCGCCATCGGCGCCGCCATGATCGGCTGGTACGGCACCGCCATGCTTTGCTACGTGACCCCCAAGGAGCACTTGGGCCTGCCCAACAAGAAGGACGTCAAGGACGGCGTCATCACCTAC
- a CDS encoding protein-L-isoaspartate(D-aspartate) O-methyltransferase yields the protein MAVSSNNRSVTALEGARERMVQTQLLDRGVNDPRVIHAMRKVPRHLFVEPALVNRAYDDDPLPIGAKQTISQPYIVGYMLQALALKGTERVLEIGTGSAYQTALLAELCANVFSVEKLRRLAVQGRAVLDELRYYNVAIHVGDGTLGWSEHAPYDAIVVAAGAPRVPEPLAQQLASGGRLIIPIGDQTSQVLKFASRTPSGIDETSLGECRFVKLLGKYGWPG from the coding sequence TGAGTTCCAACAACCGTAGCGTCACAGCACTGGAGGGCGCCAGAGAGCGGATGGTACAGACCCAACTGCTCGATCGCGGCGTCAACGACCCGCGCGTGATCCACGCCATGCGCAAGGTGCCGCGCCACCTGTTCGTGGAGCCGGCGCTGGTGAACCGGGCGTACGACGACGACCCGCTGCCCATCGGCGCCAAGCAGACCATCTCCCAGCCCTATATCGTTGGTTACATGCTGCAGGCGCTCGCCCTCAAGGGCACCGAGCGTGTCCTGGAGATCGGCACGGGATCGGCGTACCAGACCGCCCTGCTGGCGGAGTTGTGTGCCAACGTGTTCTCCGTGGAGAAGCTCCGCAGGCTGGCGGTACAGGGCCGCGCCGTGCTCGACGAGCTGCGGTACTACAACGTGGCGATCCACGTGGGCGACGGCACGCTCGGATGGTCCGAGCACGCCCCCTACGACGCCATCGTGGTGGCGGCGGGCGCGCCCCGCGTGCCGGAGCCGCTGGCCCAGCAACTCGCGTCCGGCGGCCGGCTCATCATTCCCATCGGCGACCAGACATCCCAGGTGTTGAAGTTCGCGAGCCGTACGCCCAGCGGCATCGACGAGACGAGCCTCGGCGAGTGTCGCTTCGTCAAGCTTCTGGGGAAGTACGGCTGGCCGGGTTAG